The region TTTACAATCGTTCTTATGGTACTAGGATTCACAATATCTTTATCCAATTGTCTACCCGAATAAGCAATATCTTCATCTACGGTTTCCCAAAACTTTTTTCGGGTTAAGCGTTCGCGTTTGTCTACTTGTTCGCCTACACCAATTGCAGCACCTTCTTTGGATATTTTAGTTTCAATAGTAAATACATTATAGGGCACCAAAACACCATCTACCACCGCTTTTTCATAACCATAATCCGAAACTACATTCTGATTGAAATACATAAACGTACGGTTATCAGGCGTAGCGGTTAAGCCCACTTGAAACGCATCAAAGTAATCCAATACTTGTCGCCACAAGTTGTAAATACTGCGGTGACATTCGTCAATCACAATAAAATCGAAAAATTCAATCGGTATTTTCTCGTTGTACACTACAGGCAAAGGTTCTTTCGTTTGTACATATTCATACGGATTCAATTCTTCGGCACTTTCATCCATTTCATTACCTTTTAAAATGGAATACATCCGTTGAATCGTACTGATATACACCTGATTGTCTTGCGGAATGAAACTGCTTTTCAATCGGGTCACTGGATGCAATTCGGTAAACTTACTATTAGAATCATTCGGCAAATACGCCATGAATTCTTGTTCGGCTTGCTCGCCCAAGTTTTTGGTATCTACTAAAAATAAGATGCGTTTCGCTTTGGCAAACTTCAACAAGCGATAAATAAAGGTAATAGCTGTAAAAGTTTTTCCCGAACCCGTTGCCATTTGCACCAATGATTTGGGTCTGAAATCTTTAAAGGATTTTTCTAATTCGGTAATTGTATCAATTTGGCAATCCCGTAAACCATCGATCGGCAATTGCGGAATATCTAATAAACCCGCTCTTAGCGTTTTTTCATTTTTTATCCAAGAAGCCAAAGTTTCAGGTCGGTGAAACGTGAATACTTCTCGTGCTCTTGGTTTTGGGTCTTTATAATTCGTAAATTTGGTAATATCTCCCGTGCTAATGTACACAAAAGGCAAAGGATCATTATTCAAGTATTTTAGTTTGGCTTTGGCATAGTCTTCTCCTTGCTCTTCCACCATAGACAAAGATTGTCCTAACTCAGAGCGTTTGGCTTCAATAACGCCTACAGGTGTTTGATTCACAAACAACACATAATCGGCAGGTCCTACATTGGTTTGGTACTCACGCACCGCAACCCCAATATTGGCAGCTAAGTTAATTTGTGATTTATTTTGTATGACCCATCCACAAGCCAATAACTGCTTATCTATTTCATCTCGAGCAATTTGTTCAGGATTTTGATTTGTCATAATTGAAATTAGATTTTCCCCAAACTTACTACTATTTTTTCTTACAAACAAGACTTTTTTTAGTTAAAAAGGGTATAGGAAGTAAGAAAATATAGAATAAATTACAAGTCCTTTATCTCAAAAATAGAGAAAAGTAATAGGCTCTTTTTACGGTTATCCGTAAAAGGGTAAAAAAAAGGCATAAAAGTAGGAAAACAACGTATAAAAGCGGTTTTTAAGAGAAGAACTGTAGGTCAACCTCTCCACTTGTAATTAATTTTATATATTGCAGCTAATTTAAACTCACTATTACCCATAAAATACAATAGGCATCTCTTAATTATTTCTTATGCAGTTTATAAATTGTACACTTGAAGGAATTGGCGATGGAAAAGTTGCTCCTGTTAAATCACAATTTATAAATTTCACATTTTCTCTAAATTCCCCGCTAGAGGGAGCATCATGCACGTGCCAAATTAATTCATGTCAATCTCCAAAATGGTTTGATCATTATTTCCATAATTTCTAGCACCACTATATTTCCAATCAATTGGGTCGTTTACAAAACCTGATTTTAACGGATAATTATGTATGTAATTTAGTTTTTGTTGAAATATTTTAATGACTAAATTTCAATTGGTTTGTTGTTTTGTTGCCACAATCGTCTTACTTTAACATTACTATTTATCTTTCCTGCTCTTTCAAACATCCAAATCAACCATTCTTTTCTGCTTTCTTGAGGGTTTTCTTCAATAATATTGTGCATTTTTCTTGAGGTAAATCCTTTAAAATCTCTAATTAACCCATATGGATCACCTAATTAAGAGCGAAAAATTAAATGTATATGACTTGGCATTATACAATATTCATAAATTTCCATTTATTTATTTTTCCTACAAAAATATAATAGTTCTATTTGGGTGTCAAAATAATCAACTCGAGTAAAAGCATCTATCCAATAAACATTAGCAAAGGAAATAAAATAAACTCCAACTTTTTCTCCAAATTTATATTTTCTACTCTTGTTAATCAAAAATTTAAAATTAAATTATACATTAAACTTTATATATTGATTATTTTTCTAGGCACGAGTTTGAGGCTCAAGCTAACGGGGGAAAATAATTGGATTAATCTGATTTTTTACACCTCAAGATTTAGATATACCAATTGCATATTTTCCGTAAGTATTTGTATGCCTTCTTACATGAGAAAAAGGAATATCACAAAAGCATGTCATTGGAAATACAATTTCGGCTTTATAGTTAATTAAACTCTCAAAGTTTTCCAAGCTGTAACAAACATATAAACCATTTTTTAAAATGCTTAATAATGAATTTTTATTGTATGTAAATTAAAATAAAGTATTTGCACTAATGTTTGTTTCCATCAATTAATTATTTTCATTATTGTTTTTAATTTCATCTTTATTAGGATTAAAGTCAAACACCCAAATTTTTGATATTTTGTGTAAAAATGTTTTAGGTTTAAAATCAAAAAGTGCTCTATTACTAATCAATCTGTCAAATGCAATATAAGTGCCGAAAGTTTGCATTATAGCAACATTAGTATTTTCTATATTAAATAATTCTATTTCATTTAAAGAAGCAATAGAATATATTATCAAGTATAGAAAAAAACCAAAAAATATTAAATATCTCGTTCTCTGTTTATTTATTAAATGATTTCCAAGATTGTGATAAAGATTTACTAACTCTTCTGGATTATCGTTATTTATAATTTTATTAGACCAAATCATTATTTTTTCACTAAAAAGTGTTGTAAAAATAAATGTAGTAGTTAAAGTAAGATAAACATTTGATGCATAAGTTAAATCTAAATTAAAGAAATATATTGGTACATATTTATAAAATAGTGCAAATAATGCCAAGGGCATTAAATATGCATAAATAAAAACAAAGAAAATTTTGAATAGTGGACCAATTATCATTAATATTCCAGCAGGTATTAATATTATTGATTTTATCACACTAAGAAATTTCCAATCAGGTATTGTAACTGTTATTGAAAATATTCCCACATATGTCAAAATATAACCAAAAATGGAATTTGATTTGTTTATATTAAATGAAATTAGAATAATTATTAATCCAAAAACAATTAAAAAAATGTTTATTTTTCTTTTATCGCTCATAATAATTAAATCTCAAATGTTTTAAAATTATTAATTTTTCTTTAACTAAATAACCTTTAGTTTTGTACAAATTAATTAAAATTTGACACATAAGCAATAAATACTCACTATCCTTTATGTTTATTTGTATTACGCTTTGGGTTTTATTTTTCTAATTTAAGGTTTTTGGTGCTGTTAAAAGTAAATTATTTTCTTCAAAGATACTAACTTCTTGCTAACCATATCTTGATACAACACATTACGTACCATTAAAGTAATGTTTACTATAATGTTGTTTGCATCAATAACCACATAAGGACTAACATAAGTTGTATATAATCCCAGCTACGCTAAGTCACCCGACTTCAAGCTTCAATTGAGTTTGTTTATTCTTAGAAGCAAACATACAGCTTTTCAGTACACGCACGTTACTGCTGTCCGTTAAATCTTTTTTTCTTGCTTATTCCAAACAAAAAAAGAATACCACTACCATCAGGACTATAATTCACATGATTTTTATAAAATAAAATCCTAACTTTTTACGGTTAGGATTATTGTTTTGATTTACATAACGAGCAGTAAGTTATCTATGATTGGGACTTACTGGTTTGTTGTTTTTTTGTGGACGTATAAAGTTATGTCCTAATTGGGAGATTATCTATATCGCTGATTACCTGATTTTGTTTTACCATATTTTATCATGTATTTAATTCACCAACACATCTGCAACACAAACTCCCAATTAAAACCATTTTATTCGATTTAAAATGTTAAATAATAAAAAAACAACCCGAAGGTTGTTTTAATCTTATTACTATAATAATATAAATAGTTGATTTTATTGAAATGTTTTTTCAAATAATTATCCACCAACACGTCTGATACATTAACCTTAATTTGGAACATTATTAAGCTTTACATATAAAATACTTTCATATTTACCATTATGAAAATCATTAGGATAAGTAAAATAAAAAATTGTTCCATCTAAAACACCTTCTATTTTCTTATTATTATAAACAAATTCAACTAAAGTTTTTTCAGAATTTATCCTTTTTAATTTCCATATTCCTTTTACTTGAGCTATTGTATCTTTTTTATTATAATTTAGTTCAAATGTATTGTTAGCATAAATTTTTAAAAATCTGTAATCTGAAATATTATTGGTTTGATTTTTAACTATTACTTTATCAATTTCATAATTTCCAACTATATCAATGTCATTATTTTCTTTACATGATAGCAAAAAAAACATTACAAAAAAAACTAATTTAAAAGTTATTCTACTCATTATCTCTTACTTCTGTTAAAATATATCTTGCAGGTCTTCCTTCTTTATTATTTAATGGTCTATTTTGATTTCCATTTAAAGGTATATTGTTATCAGCATCAGCAAAATAATAATTACCCTTACTATCAACTTGCAATGTAAATCTATTATTCTTTGTATCAGTTCAAACACTTTTCCCTTTATTGTCAGAATAGTTATCGTAATATGAAAAATAAGTATTGCCATTTTCATCTTTTCCCATTCCAACTATTGTAACATAATGATTAGTAGCACCATTTGCATTTCCTGTTTCTTTATCTGGATTATACATTACTCCAGCCATTACAGCTTTACCTTCTTTTAAATTCTCCACAATAGTATCTATTCCTTTTTGTAAATCTAACTTTGATTTATCTCCACCTTTCTCAACATACATATCAACTCTACTTTTAGCACCTACTGCAGTATAATCTCCACCTTTTTCTACTTGTAATCTGCTATAATCTGCACACTGAAATGTTTTTTCTTTAGTGGATTTATTTTCTCTACTATATTCAAAGCCAAGAAATGTTTTTGTTATTGTTATAGTACTTCTGTAATCTACCCATTGCTTGCCTTTAAGAACATTGGCTATATTAGTTATTGCTGTAAGTTTTGGCGGTTTTGGCGACATTCCATCAGGGTCTGTCAACATTATCGGATTCTGCATACAATAATTGTATGGATTATGACTTGGAAACATTTCTGCCAGTGGGTCAGTACTCAACCAAATACTAAATTTCGGATTGTAATACCTTGCCCCGTAATAATAAAAACCAGTTTCTTCGTCTAACTCTTTACCATTGAACTTATACCTATTGGTATAATCTCCTGTGTAACTATGTTGTTCCATCATCGTTTCTCCGAATGGTAAATTTAAGAAAAATTATCTCACTGGTTAATATTTTTTGGCGTTCGATGAATGCAAAGCATTTGATAAGGATTTCCATAAGTATCCGATAAAAATGTTCCTGTTCCTAAATGGTCGCTATGGTAATAGTATAGCTCTTTTTATCTGGTTTTAAATTATACGAGAAAATACAGTACGGATTGCAAATCCGTGCCATAGGGTTATATTAGCAGATAAAGATACTTCTTATAAAAAATAAAAAAATCCTAACTTTAACAGTTAGGATTTATTGTTTTGATTTACATTATACGAGCAGTAAGTTATGATTGGTACATACTAGTTTTAATACCACGCGAAAGGATTCGCGGGGTAGCGGGGGCCGCCTCTCTTAATGTTTTAAACCTATCTCCAGGATTCATAACTTTTCTACCGTCAGGGTTAATAAAATTTAATTCGTTATCATTACAATTCTAATACTGATTAAAATTCTCTTATTTCTCCGCAAGCTTTTCTATTGATTATTAATTAAATACCTCGTTGTTCAAATAAATAGTAAAAAAAAACAAAAAAGCAGAAACAAAAAATAAAATATTTATAAATAAAGATTTAATTACTTTAATTTTGATTGATTTTATTCTATTAAATTTCTCATATATTATATAATTAATAATAAAAATTAATATATATATAAATAAATTATAGCTTACATTTTTTAATATTCTGTAATCTATTAAAATGGATAATAAATTTAAAAATGTGCTTATTAAATTCATATATATAAATGAAGCAAAAAAAAGCACTCCAAAACTTGTATTTTTTTTATTAATAACAATATCATTATATAATGAAAAATATATAATATCAAATAACTTCATATTTCTATTCTTTTAAAATTTTACTCTTATACCAATTGTACTGTCTACTTCTATAAGTTGAAGAATTTTCTCCAAAAATAATCCTATTGTATAATTCTGTATTTATTAAATTCTCCCCAAATGATGTCCCTATATACCATCCTAAAGCACCTATTGGTGTTGTTGAAGCATATATTCCAATAGTATTATGAACCGCACTTGTTGTTCCTTTTAAGTAATTCTGATTATAAAAATCATTAGCACTTTCAAAATAACTTAATGCATTTAAGCTACCACCAACAAATTGAGTAGTATTTCTAATAGAAATATACTTTGAAAATTTATTAATATTAAATGTTCCATCAGGATTTCTAATTAAATTATCATAATTATAGGTTAGATAACCTGATTGAAAACTATTAAGAAGACCATGATACTTGGTAAAATCATTTATACCTTTGCCCATATCATAATTAACAGCTTCAATTGTAGAACCTCCTTTAGTTATTAAATTTGTTGAACTATTTATTGTTAAATTTAATCCATCTGTAACGGTACCATTATCATGAAAAGTATATTCATAAATTACTTCATTTGTACCTCTAACAGTTCCGACCAATTTAGAACCTTCATCCATATGTACTGCACCAAATCCATATTTAGTAACAGCCTCTGTTGAACTTGTAATTTTTGGATCAAAAAAATATCTACTTCCTAAATTTATCCAATCTGAAGGAGCTCTTCCATCTAGGTCAACCAAATTCACTGGATTATCATTACAATACACATATGGATTTACATTCGGAAACTTCTCCGCTAGTGGGTCTACACTTAACCAAATACTAAACTTTGGATTATAATACCTTGCCCCGTAATAATAAAAACCAGTTTCTTCGTCTAATTCTTTACCATTGAACTTATACCTATTGGTATAATCTCTTGTGTAACCATGTTGTTCCATCATCGTTTCTCCGAATGGTAAATTTAAGAAAAATTATCTCACTGGTTAATATTTTTTGGCGTTCGATGAATGCAAAGCATTTGATAAGGATTTCCATAAGTATCCGATAAAAATGTTCCTGTTCCTAAATGGACGCTATGGTAATAGTATAGCTCTTTTTGTTTGGTTTTAGATTATACGAGAAAATAAAGCACGGATTGCAAATCCGTGCCATAGGGTTATATTAGCAGATAAAGATACTTCTTATAAAAAATTAAAAAAATCCTAACTTTTTTTACGGTTAGGATTATTGTTTTAATTTACATTATACGAGCAGTAAGCTATCTATGATTGTCACTTACTGGTTTTGATTGTCGGGTGTGTACGTGAAAGCTATGTCCTAATTGAAAACATTACCGAAATGTTATATTAAATAATTATACATCAACAAATCTTATACTTTACCACAACATTTGCACAATATTAATTACAGTTTGATTTATTTGTTTTATAAACTTTGCCATAACTGTCGAACCAAATTTTTAATTCTGTATAACCATCATCTCCACTACCTATAAATGTAATTTTATAACAATTATTTGGATAAAAAATAGTATCCTTCTTTTTAACTCTATACAATTTTACTATTTCATTAATTTCTATTCTACTATCTTTAGTTTTCTTATCTTTTAGTGATAAATCAAAAACACAATCTGAATTATTAGGATTCAAACTATCACACTCAATTATTAATCTTTTTAAAATTCTGTCATTACAACTTACAATAGATTGTGATTTGATATCAAAATAAATATCAGTTGATTGACACGATAATACTAAAAAGAATATCATTAATACTTTAATCCTTTGGAACATCTGAATAATCAATTTTTTCATATTTTTCACTTTTATATGCTTTCCACCATTTATCAATTCTACTATTGATAACCTTATCATTATTATGTTTATTATTAAATAATTTTTGTATCATATTTTCTTTACCATTTCCATAATGTTTATCAACAAACATAGAAAAATCCACAAAAACTTTAGAACCTACATCTGCTTGTTGTTCTAATGGAGAATCATCGTGTACAATAGTTTGATAGTCCTTTTCATTAATAGCATCAAGATTCATTATTCCAGAAACTATATATGCACCTACAGACCTTGCAATGTGAGATGCTCCACCATAATCATCTAATTGAGGTATATGCCCTACTTCATGAGCGCTTAACTCTAAAAAATATTTAGAATTAGCTTTTACATGATAATAAGTAATATTACTATGCATCGCATCATCACCAGTTGTCATTGCACCTCCTCCATAATTTTTAAAAGTTAAAGTAGAATTGCGAATAGATTTTTCACTAACACCTGAAACTAATGAAAGTAAATGCGATGCTGAAGATGAAAATTTATATGAATTTGGTGTTTGAGTTCCTTTAATATAAGATTTTACTTCAATTACATTTATAGCATAACCTCTAATTCTTGGGTTTCTAGGATATCGTCCATCAGGGTCAATCAAATTAATCGGATTCTGCATACAATAGTTATATGGATTAAAATCTGGATACTTCTCCGCCAACGGGTCAGTACTCAACCAAACACTAAACTTTGGATTGTAATACCTTGCTCCATAATAATAGAAACCAGTTTCTTCGTCTAACTCTTTTCCATTGAACTTGTACTTGTACATTGGATTATCAGTAGGAACAATTTCAACTCCTGTTTCAGGGAAATTATCAAAATCTAATCTATCAATGTTATAATTCTGATGTTTTAACCCAAAGGGATAATAAGGGTTTTATCTGTGTTCGATGAACCTTACGGTTTCTTCTAATTTTTTAAGAACGTTTGTCAAATTTAATATTTTATAAACAAAATCCTAACTTTTCAACGGTTAGGATTTTTTGTTTTTACTAATAAAAAACGGCATTTCTGAATCATATAGCAATGCCGTTTAATTTTTTGCGAACTAGTTAACTAATCTTATTTTAATTTATAATTTCTGAATGGTTTTAGTTCATTTTTCCTCACTTTGTGGGCACAGATTTCAAATCTGCGCTAGCGTTGCGGTGAGAAATCCGAGCGGTCGGGTTGTTCAGTTTTTATTAGAACTCTTTGCGGAGCTGGAACATTGTATTAGTAACACTTTGATAAATTAAATAAATCTATTATATGAAATGTATATTTCGGAAAAAACAAAATAAATCCACTTGAAAAACACACACAATAATTTAAAATTATCGGATGTGTAATATTTTTAAACTTTAATTTTATTAAAACCAAAAATAAACCAAAAACATAAGGCATTATTATCATAAAAAAGGGGAAGACAAAATATGGACTCAACACATAGACCTTATCAAGTGAAATATAAGTTAATAGAATTAAAAAATATAAAACTGTTCCTAAAATCAAACCACAACTAACATCTTTCAGTCTAATTCCAGTATTAATTATCTGAAAAACAAGTGAAATAAAAGATATCAAACTAATTATCGCAACAAATATTAAATATAAAAAAATTATTAACCCCATATTAAAAATCTCTAGGAGAAGCATGAATTAACTCATCTTCTCTGTTTCCTTTATGAACTTTATTCTGACCGTTTGCTTGCATTCTTTCAAGCATAGTACCAATTAAATGTCCTGTTAATATATTCGAAAAGAACCCTCCTTCTATCATTTTATTAGTACCATATGGCGAAATAATACCGCCTTTCGCATTTTCTTTTTGTAATTTGTTTAATGGATCACTTTCATGGATATAATTTATATTGTAACTACCTTTTTTTGGTTTCGCTTTCTTTACTTTTCTCTTCATTTGATTTGATAACCATGCAGGATTAAAGGTAATTGAAGAGCGTCCAGTACAATATGACGCCATATTAGCTAATCCTCCGCCTAATGAATGTCCAACAAAAACTAAATTATCACTCCCTATATATTCAGACATCTTAGCCGCTAATAAAGCAGCAATTAAATACTGTTCCGATTTACCTATTATTTGCTTTATATCTTCAACTCCATCTTTTTCAATATCCTCTGTACCAGCAAAAACAAAGGCGTATTCTCTCACACCATCCTCTTTTATACGTTCATACATCATTGCTTTTAATCCAATTCTATTATTTCCATCCACATTATATTGCCATAAAAAAGATTCTTGCCACCCACCCTCTAATTTAACTTTTCCATCATAGACATGTGATGCCATTAAAGCTGCTTCAAATGGCGTTGGATCTTTACCATCAGGGTCTATATAACTGATAGGATTATTAAAACAATAATTATAAGGAGAATGAGCTGGATATTTCTCCGCCAGCGGGTCAACACTTAACCACATCTGCACAACTTTTGCCTCGTGCGAGTGAACGATTTTCAATTTTGGTTCGTATGTCAGCTGTAAACATCCCATTTGTTCCAAAAGTAATATTTTTCTTTTTCAATTGAAAAAAAAGTTCATTTCTAT is a window of Flavobacterium indicum GPTSA100-9 = DSM 17447 DNA encoding:
- a CDS encoding abortive infection system antitoxin AbiGi family protein; this encodes MENFESLINYKAEIVFPMTCFCDIPFSHVRRHTNTYGKYAIGISKS
- a CDS encoding RHS repeat-associated core domain-containing protein, with amino-acid sequence MYKYKFNGKELDEETGFYYYGARYYNPKFSVWLSTDPLAEKYPDFNPYNYCMQNPINLIDPDGRYPRNPRIRGYAINVIEVKSYIKGTQTPNSYKFSSSASHLLSLVSGVSEKSIRNSTLTFKNYGGGAMTTGDDAMHSNITYYHVKANSKYFLELSAHEVGHIPQLDDYGGASHIARSVGAYIVSGIMNLDAINEKDYQTIVHDDSPLEQQADVGSKVFVDFSMFVDKHYGNGKENMIQKLFNNKHNNDKVINSRIDKWWKAYKSEKYEKIDYSDVPKD